A genomic window from Candidatus Thiocaldithrix dubininis includes:
- the mtaB gene encoding tRNA (N(6)-L-threonylcarbamoyladenosine(37)-C(2))-methylthiotransferase MtaB, which translates to MNIHLKALGCRLNEAELEQWSQQFRQAGHNIVPSAPDADVLILNTCAVTNDASGKSRRLLHRLYRENPAAKLVATGCYATLQTDEVAKAIGVDLVVPNTAKDQLPSQVMQAFDMPTMPEMATEPGEAPLFVRGRHRAFIKIQDGCRYRCTFCIVTVARGDERSRSIADIVQEINQLHAQGVQEIVLTGVHVGGYGSDLDSSLYALVQAVLQETQIPRIRFASVEPWDLPTNFFELFLNPRIMPHMHLPIQSGADSVLRRMARRCKTTEFSELISQARQLVPNFNVTTDIIVGFPGETEQDWQQTLDFVAQMGFGHIHIFSYSKREGTKAARLPEQVAEPLKKQRSQALHALAEQHKQAFLQQQVGQTVPVLWEYARPLNETQQLFTGYTPNYCKVQVIVDQHLDLSNKISQTYLQQVDTTESALRGLLVC; encoded by the coding sequence ATGAATATCCACTTAAAAGCATTAGGCTGCCGTTTAAATGAAGCGGAACTTGAGCAATGGTCGCAACAATTTCGGCAAGCAGGGCATAATATTGTGCCGTCTGCGCCTGATGCGGATGTTTTAATTTTAAATACCTGTGCTGTCACCAATGACGCCTCGGGTAAATCGCGGCGTTTATTGCATCGACTCTATCGGGAAAATCCGGCGGCGAAACTAGTCGCAACCGGGTGTTATGCCACCTTACAAACCGACGAAGTAGCAAAAGCCATTGGTGTGGACTTAGTCGTACCAAATACCGCAAAAGACCAATTGCCTAGCCAAGTCATGCAGGCGTTTGATATGCCAACCATGCCGGAAATGGCGACAGAACCGGGTGAAGCCCCCTTATTTGTACGCGGGCGGCATCGCGCTTTTATCAAAATTCAAGATGGTTGCCGTTATCGTTGTACATTTTGTATTGTAACCGTGGCACGCGGCGATGAACGTAGCCGTAGCATTGCGGATATTGTGCAGGAAATTAACCAATTACATGCACAAGGTGTGCAAGAAATTGTCTTAACTGGCGTGCACGTAGGCGGGTATGGCAGTGATTTGGATAGTAGTTTATATGCACTAGTCCAAGCAGTGTTGCAAGAGACACAAATTCCGCGTATTCGTTTTGCCTCGGTTGAGCCTTGGGATTTACCCACAAATTTCTTTGAACTATTTCTCAACCCGCGCATTATGCCGCATATGCATTTGCCGATTCAAAGCGGCGCAGACAGTGTATTAAGACGCATGGCGCGGCGCTGTAAAACCACTGAATTTAGCGAATTAATTAGCCAAGCCCGGCAGCTTGTACCAAATTTTAATGTAACCACCGATATTATTGTAGGTTTTCCGGGTGAAACCGAACAAGATTGGCAACAAACCTTGGATTTTGTTGCACAAATGGGATTCGGGCATATTCATATTTTCAGCTATTCCAAACGTGAAGGTACAAAAGCCGCTCGTTTGCCAGAACAAGTGGCTGAGCCGCTGAAAAAGCAACGTAGCCAAGCCTTACATGCCTTAGCCGAACAGCATAAACAAGCATTTTTGCAGCAGCAAGTGGGGCAAACTGTGCCTGTGTTATGGGAATATGCACGCCCCTTAAATGAAACCCAACAACTGTTTACAGGCTATACGCCGAACTATTGCAAAGTGCAGGTAATAGTAGATCAACACTTGGATTTAAGTAATAAAATCAGCCAAACTTACTTGCAGCAGGTTGATACCACTGAAAGCGCCTTGCGTGGGTTATTAGTATGTTAA
- a CDS encoding dicarboxylate/amino acid:cation symporter codes for MLKLQLHWQILIALLLAVIAGSLTGKDASLFGVTFYSVYDFLGTLFLNALKMIIVPLISASIIMGMANMGSSSDFGRLGGKTLLFYIATSFLAILTGLILVDLIQPGIIDGKPAKDLIGLSADTGQYLEKISGSSAGDIVDIFIRMIPTNIVQTAANNGDMLALIFFSLLFGYFLSQISNPGKTTVENFWQGILDIMLRITDLVIRFAPIGVFGLVAKTIASTGFSAFQPLMTFFITVLLGLAIHFFITLPLFLWAFGKIRHPFALHKAMMPAVLMAFSTSSSSATLPVSMECLTENAGVSKRVTSFVLPLGATVNMDGTALYECVAAMFIAQAYGIDLSFSTQLIVVTLALFTSIGVAGIPSASLVAIAVILGAIGLPLEGIGLILVVDRVLDMCRTSVNIFSDACCATVIARSEGETQVLTFSK; via the coding sequence ATGCTGAAACTCCAATTACATTGGCAAATATTAATCGCGCTGTTATTAGCGGTTATTGCGGGTAGTTTGACAGGGAAAGATGCCTCACTATTTGGTGTTACGTTTTATTCGGTTTATGACTTTTTAGGCACATTATTTTTAAATGCTTTAAAAATGATTATTGTGCCCTTAATTAGCGCTTCCATTATTATGGGCATGGCTAATATGGGCAGTAGTAGTGACTTTGGGCGCTTAGGCGGTAAAACGCTGCTGTTTTATATAGCAACTAGTTTTCTGGCTATTTTAACGGGCTTAATTTTGGTTGATCTTATTCAACCCGGTATTATTGATGGTAAACCCGCCAAAGATTTAATTGGTTTAAGTGCAGATACAGGGCAATACCTCGAAAAAATAAGCGGTAGTAGTGCGGGCGATATTGTGGATATTTTCATTCGCATGATTCCCACCAATATTGTGCAAACCGCTGCCAATAATGGCGATATGTTGGCATTAATCTTTTTTAGTCTGTTATTCGGTTATTTTCTTTCACAAATTTCCAACCCCGGTAAAACTACGGTCGAAAATTTTTGGCAGGGCATATTAGATATTATGCTGCGTATTACAGATTTGGTCATTCGCTTTGCACCGATTGGTGTATTTGGCTTAGTGGCTAAAACTATTGCCTCAACGGGTTTTAGTGCGTTTCAACCGTTAATGACTTTCTTTATTACAGTCTTACTGGGGCTTGCCATTCACTTCTTTATTACCTTGCCCCTATTTCTCTGGGCATTCGGTAAAATTCGTCATCCATTTGCCTTACATAAAGCCATGATGCCCGCAGTATTAATGGCATTTTCTACCAGCTCTTCTTCTGCAACCTTACCGGTTTCGATGGAATGTTTAACCGAAAATGCTGGGGTGTCTAAACGGGTGACAAGTTTTGTATTACCTTTAGGCGCGACAGTTAATATGGATGGTACGGCGTTATATGAATGTGTGGCGGCTATGTTTATTGCCCAAGCCTATGGCATTGATTTAAGCTTCAGTACACAATTGATTGTCGTAACCCTAGCTTTATTTACCTCTATTGGGGTTGCGGGTATTCCTTCCGCTAGTTTAGTCGCCATTGCGGTTATTCTGGGTGCAATTGGCTTACCATTAGAAGGCATTGGTCTGATCTTAGTGGTAGATCGTGTGTTGGATATGTGTCGTACTAGTGTCAATATTTTTAGTGACGCATGTTGTGCAACAGTGATTGCCCGTTCTGAGGGTGAAACGCAGGTATTAACTTTTTCTAAATGA
- a CDS encoding SurA N-terminal domain-containing protein, protein MLLQNIHDKAKGWIAYVIVGLIAIPFALFGINQYFDGGSKLIAATVNGEDIPVQQVQDALQNIKQQFGGQLPPGMDESLKQTALDTVINETLKRQSVRNGGFLASDTEVVQAIMEIPVFQKDGAFDKTTYENYLKMQRSDSAEFEDKVRESLSQQQLNASVLDTAFLPKAQLEQYQVLKTQQRDLDLFTLKLDDFKAQTKITEPQVAAYYDKNKAQFMTEERIKVAYIELDSAKLAEQVKIEPATLEQWFKENADHYVTPETRNVSHIVVNVDDPSKAADAKKRIDALYADLQAGKRSFEVIAKADSDDKASAEKDGLMGVVVADDWGPEFNKAVKALQAGEVSKPVQTEAGYEIIRVNTIKPAEKQTYEQAKSRVEADYRKEQADKAFAEKSKQLENLAYENEGDLAPVAKGLGLTIQESDWFTRKQGQGIASSPKVRTAAFTDDVLKSGKNSEPVETEEGQVVVMRKANYEAAAQKPLDMVKQDIVQVLGEEEARKLTKQTGEALFKKLSAGQDWKAISELKLGDEKAVEKVGFVGRADTKIAPDITEKAFTMSAPAKDKVTWTSLSLANGDYSVIRLNAIKPGEAKLDDAATKQYDQSIGSRELNAVLEALREKADIVRHPENL, encoded by the coding sequence ATGTTACTACAAAATATTCATGACAAGGCGAAAGGTTGGATTGCCTATGTAATCGTCGGCCTGATTGCCATACCGTTTGCGCTCTTTGGTATTAATCAATACTTTGATGGTGGTAGTAAGCTTATTGCTGCAACTGTTAATGGCGAGGATATTCCCGTACAGCAAGTACAAGATGCGTTGCAGAATATTAAGCAACAGTTTGGTGGGCAGTTACCACCGGGTATGGATGAATCGCTTAAGCAAACCGCATTAGATACGGTTATCAATGAAACCTTAAAGCGGCAGAGTGTTAGAAATGGCGGTTTTCTTGCAAGCGATACAGAAGTCGTACAAGCGATTATGGAAATTCCAGTTTTTCAGAAAGACGGTGCATTTGATAAAACAACCTATGAAAATTACCTCAAAATGCAGCGTAGCGATTCAGCCGAATTTGAAGATAAAGTCCGTGAGAGCTTATCTCAGCAACAATTAAATGCTTCTGTATTAGACACAGCCTTTTTGCCGAAAGCTCAGTTAGAGCAATATCAAGTACTGAAAACACAACAACGTGATCTGGATTTGTTTACCTTGAAATTAGATGATTTCAAAGCACAAACTAAAATTACTGAACCACAAGTTGCGGCTTATTATGATAAAAATAAAGCCCAGTTCATGACAGAAGAACGAATTAAAGTAGCTTATATTGAGCTGGATAGTGCTAAACTAGCAGAACAGGTAAAAATAGAACCCGCTACGTTAGAACAATGGTTTAAAGAGAATGCTGACCATTATGTAACACCTGAAACGCGTAATGTGAGCCATATTGTGGTGAATGTAGATGACCCTAGTAAAGCGGCTGATGCAAAAAAACGTATTGACGCTTTATATGCAGATTTGCAAGCGGGTAAACGTAGCTTTGAAGTGATTGCGAAAGCTGATTCAGATGATAAAGCCAGCGCGGAGAAAGATGGCTTGATGGGCGTAGTGGTAGCAGATGATTGGGGCCCGGAATTTAATAAAGCTGTTAAGGCTTTGCAAGCGGGCGAAGTTTCTAAACCTGTGCAAACTGAAGCGGGTTATGAAATTATTCGGGTTAATACCATTAAACCGGCTGAAAAACAAACCTATGAACAAGCAAAAAGCCGTGTAGAAGCGGACTATCGTAAAGAGCAAGCAGACAAGGCTTTTGCTGAAAAGTCTAAACAATTAGAGAACTTAGCCTATGAAAACGAGGGTGATTTAGCCCCAGTTGCCAAAGGTTTAGGTTTAACTATTCAAGAATCAGATTGGTTTACCCGTAAGCAAGGTCAAGGTATTGCGAGCAGCCCTAAAGTACGAACTGCGGCGTTTACGGATGATGTCTTAAAATCAGGTAAAAACTCTGAGCCCGTTGAGACAGAAGAAGGGCAAGTGGTCGTCATGCGCAAAGCCAATTATGAAGCAGCCGCGCAAAAGCCATTAGACATGGTGAAACAAGATATTGTACAAGTTTTGGGTGAAGAAGAAGCGCGTAAGTTAACCAAACAAACAGGTGAAGCATTATTCAAGAAGCTGTCAGCGGGTCAAGATTGGAAGGCGATCAGCGAGCTGAAGTTGGGTGATGAAAAAGCCGTTGAAAAGGTCGGTTTCGTTGGACGTGCTGATACGAAAATTGCACCAGATATTACTGAAAAAGCGTTCACAATGAGTGCGCCTGCGAAAGATAAAGTGACATGGACAAGTTTAAGTTTAGCCAACGGAGATTATAGCGTTATTCGTTTAAATGCGATTAAACCGGGTGAAGCTAAACTGGATGATGCAGCCACTAAGCAATATGACCAATCTATTGGGTCACGCGAATTAAATGCAGTGTTAGAAGCCTTACGTGAGAAAGCTGATATTGTGAGACATCCTGAAAATCTATAA
- a CDS encoding HU family DNA-binding protein produces the protein MNKSELIDAVAAKSGLTKADTDRAFKAFVETITEAMAKGDQIALVGFGTFLVRERQARSGRNPRTGETIKIDSAKIPAFKAGKALKDAVN, from the coding sequence ATGAATAAATCTGAACTGATTGATGCAGTAGCGGCCAAGTCCGGTTTAACCAAAGCCGATACGGATCGTGCATTCAAGGCGTTCGTTGAAACCATCACAGAAGCAATGGCAAAGGGCGATCAAATTGCTTTAGTAGGGTTCGGTACTTTTTTAGTTCGTGAACGCCAAGCGCGTTCTGGCCGTAATCCACGTACAGGAGAAACAATAAAAATCGATTCTGCAAAAATTCCTGCATTTAAAGCTGGCAAAGCCTTAAAAGATGCAGTAAACTAG